Proteins from a genomic interval of Triplophysa dalaica isolate WHDGS20190420 chromosome 21, ASM1584641v1, whole genome shotgun sequence:
- the draxina gene encoding draxin isoform X1 — MAAPGRCLLFTLFLITLSHTSHSSEVLSENAKWSQMGSSPKSTDSIRDPETGLTFGSHRRRHGSREGRDSAGPLSRRPVAQSEDDGPSLEGLSPVRLEMGPGSRMKAGGHDEGRGPSHMRRGSPPPEGEFTRKGRRQGHLTEHRKHGGRRDKGRPKGGFFDPEPQLDSLLKDMNAFQDGPDTSLPNHDNAPPTESLFPVSPILVTTAIHEHPPTPPPASTKPQKAGRGKAQGEVMPTLDMTLFDWTDYEDMKPVDTWPSNRKKDKRRSKNKSSGNTTLEADVIEPCDHHLDCLPGSCCDLREHECKPHNRGLNNKCYDDCMCEEGLRCYAKFHRKRRVTRRRGRCVEPESANSNQGSFITI; from the exons ATGGCAGCTCCTGGCCGATGTCTCCTTTTCACCCTGTTCCTCATCACGCTCTCCCACACCTCGCACAGTTCTGAGGTCCTATCTGAAAATGCCAAATGGAGTCAGATGGGGTCTTCCCCCAAAAGCACAGATTCTATACGAGACCCTGAAACGGGGCTAACATTCGGCAGCCACAGAAGGAGACATGGGTCTCGTGAGGGCCGGGACAGTGCTGGGCCGCTCTCTCGGAGGCCTGTGGCGCAGTCGGAAGATGATGGGCCGAGTCTTGAGGGTCTGAGCCCTGTCAGGCTGGAGATGGGGCCTGGTAGCCGGATGAAGGCGGGCGGTCATGATGAGGGCAGGGGTCCCTCTCATATGCGGAGGGGAAGTCCTCCACCAGAAGGGGAGTTCACACGGAAAGGCAGGAGACAAGGACATCTCACTGAACACAGAAAGCATGGAGGCAGGAGAGACAAAGGGCGACCTAAAG GGGGTTTCTTTGACCCTGAGCCACAATTAGACTCCTTGTTGAAGGACATGAATGCATTTCAGGATGGGCCCGACACGTCCCTGCCCAATCACGACAATGCCCCACCCACCGAATCTCTCTTCCCCGTGTCCCCCATCCTGGTAACCACGGCAATACACGAGCATCCCCCAACGCCGCCTCCGGCCTCCACCAAACCCCAG aaggCAGGTCGAGGGAAGGCTCAGGGCGAGGTGATGCCCACTCTGGACATGACACTCTTTGATTGGACAGATTACGAGGATATGAAACCTGTGGACACGTGGCCATCCAACAGAAAGAAAG ATAAACGGCGCAGCAAAAACAAGAGCAGTGGGAACACAACACTTGAAGCTGATGTCATCGAACCATGTGACCATCATCTTGATTGCCTCCCTG GATCCTGCTGTGACCTGAGAGAACATGAATGTAAACCTCACAACCGCGGCCTGAACAACAAGTGTTACGATGACTGCATGTGTGAGGAGG GTTTGCGTTGTTACGCCAAGTTCCACCGCAAGCGAAGAGTGACCCGACGGCGCGGCCGCTGTGTGGAGCCAGAATCAGCCAACAGCAACCAAGGCTCCTTCATCACCATCTGA
- the draxina gene encoding draxin isoform X2 has translation MAAPGRCLLFTLFLITLSHTSHSSEVLSENAKWSQMGSSPKSTDSIRDPETGLTFGSHRRRHGSREGRDSAGPLSRRPVAQSEDDGPSLEGLSPVRLEMGPGSRMKAGGHDEGRGPSHMRRGSPPPEGEFTRKGRRQGHLTEHRKHGGRRDKGRPKGGFFDPEPQLDSLLKDMNAFQDGPDTSLPNHDNAPPTESLFPVSPILVTTAIHEHPPTPPPASTKPQAGRGKAQGEVMPTLDMTLFDWTDYEDMKPVDTWPSNRKKDKRRSKNKSSGNTTLEADVIEPCDHHLDCLPGSCCDLREHECKPHNRGLNNKCYDDCMCEEGLRCYAKFHRKRRVTRRRGRCVEPESANSNQGSFITI, from the exons ATGGCAGCTCCTGGCCGATGTCTCCTTTTCACCCTGTTCCTCATCACGCTCTCCCACACCTCGCACAGTTCTGAGGTCCTATCTGAAAATGCCAAATGGAGTCAGATGGGGTCTTCCCCCAAAAGCACAGATTCTATACGAGACCCTGAAACGGGGCTAACATTCGGCAGCCACAGAAGGAGACATGGGTCTCGTGAGGGCCGGGACAGTGCTGGGCCGCTCTCTCGGAGGCCTGTGGCGCAGTCGGAAGATGATGGGCCGAGTCTTGAGGGTCTGAGCCCTGTCAGGCTGGAGATGGGGCCTGGTAGCCGGATGAAGGCGGGCGGTCATGATGAGGGCAGGGGTCCCTCTCATATGCGGAGGGGAAGTCCTCCACCAGAAGGGGAGTTCACACGGAAAGGCAGGAGACAAGGACATCTCACTGAACACAGAAAGCATGGAGGCAGGAGAGACAAAGGGCGACCTAAAG GGGGTTTCTTTGACCCTGAGCCACAATTAGACTCCTTGTTGAAGGACATGAATGCATTTCAGGATGGGCCCGACACGTCCCTGCCCAATCACGACAATGCCCCACCCACCGAATCTCTCTTCCCCGTGTCCCCCATCCTGGTAACCACGGCAATACACGAGCATCCCCCAACGCCGCCTCCGGCCTCCACCAAACCCCAG gCAGGTCGAGGGAAGGCTCAGGGCGAGGTGATGCCCACTCTGGACATGACACTCTTTGATTGGACAGATTACGAGGATATGAAACCTGTGGACACGTGGCCATCCAACAGAAAGAAAG ATAAACGGCGCAGCAAAAACAAGAGCAGTGGGAACACAACACTTGAAGCTGATGTCATCGAACCATGTGACCATCATCTTGATTGCCTCCCTG GATCCTGCTGTGACCTGAGAGAACATGAATGTAAACCTCACAACCGCGGCCTGAACAACAAGTGTTACGATGACTGCATGTGTGAGGAGG GTTTGCGTTGTTACGCCAAGTTCCACCGCAAGCGAAGAGTGACCCGACGGCGCGGCCGCTGTGTGGAGCCAGAATCAGCCAACAGCAACCAAGGCTCCTTCATCACCATCTGA